From a region of the Chitinophaga caseinilytica genome:
- a CDS encoding STN and carboxypeptidase regulatory-like domain-containing protein, with the protein MFRNCLIALLLWPCCLMAQQQLQQTVSFRAVNWPVDSVLSKITAQSGLSFSYAGRPFRGDSLVSLTVQRKPIRQVLDQLFQGRIRYSVVDGHIILNAAEGARERFYTISGYVRDKYNGNMIVNASIYERSDLMSAFTNTDGYFHLRLKDKGKQPSIQITVSKEFYIDTMLYVMPGFDREISIAISPAMPVKLREFTVSDKVDKTWLGSRLLSENLRRQTRNIGKFFAEKPVQSSLVPSLGSHGKMAGQVVNKFSLNLVGGYSAGLDGLEIAGGFNINKGNAQYAQVAGIFNLVGGSVRGVQVAGIFNRNMEFVEGAQIGGISNIADGWLMGAQISGIFNRAMDSVKGIQIAGLHNNIVGDVTGAQISGLMNHSGGHLNGIQVSGLINRVRGNSEGAQITGLINYTKEMKGLQIAGLINHAAGKIDLKHPVKDTADRAPGGIAPGIQISGLFNQHHGSGHGLQITGGWNHARDTMRGLQLSFFGNSVGYNRGVQFGLVNIADSSDGVAFGLVTIVKKKGYYRLETFSSDLMPANLQFKSGRRGFYSILSGGARNGMHYLGLGFGGEWKLKGRLSMNTDVSQLNFFDNGWKSLAQAWRASPSLRVRLGNWVTVYGGPAFTFMDDNKLIVDKPWKGYPGFSSAEGRAGWLGWQAGLSFF; encoded by the coding sequence TTGTTCCGTAACTGTCTCATCGCCCTGCTCCTCTGGCCCTGCTGCCTGATGGCGCAGCAACAACTCCAGCAAACCGTTTCCTTCCGGGCCGTTAACTGGCCGGTAGATTCCGTGCTGTCCAAAATCACCGCCCAATCGGGCCTCAGCTTTTCCTACGCCGGCAGGCCTTTCAGGGGCGACAGCCTCGTGAGCCTCACCGTGCAGCGGAAACCCATCCGCCAGGTGCTCGACCAGCTCTTCCAGGGCCGTATCCGGTATTCGGTGGTAGACGGGCACATCATCCTCAACGCCGCCGAAGGCGCCCGGGAACGGTTTTACACCATCAGCGGCTACGTGCGCGACAAATACAACGGCAATATGATCGTGAACGCCAGTATCTACGAACGTTCCGACCTCATGAGCGCCTTCACCAATACCGACGGCTATTTCCACCTGCGGCTGAAAGACAAGGGGAAGCAGCCTTCCATCCAGATAACGGTCAGCAAGGAGTTTTACATCGATACGATGCTGTACGTCATGCCCGGCTTCGACCGGGAGATCTCCATCGCCATTTCGCCGGCCATGCCGGTTAAATTGCGGGAATTCACCGTGTCGGACAAGGTAGACAAAACCTGGCTGGGCAGCCGCCTGCTGAGCGAAAACCTTCGCCGGCAAACCCGCAATATCGGCAAGTTCTTCGCGGAAAAGCCGGTGCAATCGTCGCTCGTACCGTCGCTCGGCTCCCACGGCAAGATGGCCGGCCAGGTGGTCAATAAATTCTCCCTCAACCTCGTTGGCGGCTATTCTGCCGGGCTCGATGGCCTGGAAATCGCCGGGGGCTTCAATATCAACAAAGGCAATGCGCAATACGCGCAGGTGGCGGGCATTTTCAACCTCGTGGGCGGCTCGGTACGCGGGGTGCAGGTGGCCGGCATCTTTAACCGGAACATGGAATTCGTGGAAGGGGCGCAGATAGGCGGCATCAGCAATATCGCCGACGGCTGGCTCATGGGCGCCCAGATTTCGGGGATCTTCAACCGTGCCATGGATTCCGTGAAAGGCATCCAGATCGCCGGCCTGCACAACAATATCGTGGGCGATGTAACGGGCGCACAGATCAGCGGGCTGATGAACCACAGCGGCGGGCACCTCAACGGTATCCAGGTCAGCGGCCTCATCAACCGCGTGCGCGGCAATTCCGAAGGCGCGCAGATCACGGGGCTCATCAATTACACCAAGGAAATGAAAGGCCTGCAGATCGCAGGGCTCATCAATCACGCCGCAGGCAAAATCGATCTCAAACATCCCGTAAAAGATACGGCAGACAGGGCCCCCGGCGGCATCGCGCCGGGCATCCAGATTTCGGGGCTGTTCAACCAGCATCACGGCAGCGGCCACGGCCTGCAGATCACCGGCGGCTGGAACCATGCCCGCGATACGATGCGCGGCCTGCAGCTGTCGTTCTTCGGCAACAGCGTCGGGTATAACCGCGGCGTGCAGTTCGGGCTGGTCAATATCGCCGACAGCTCCGACGGTGTGGCTTTCGGGCTGGTCACCATCGTGAAGAAAAAAGGGTATTACCGGCTGGAGACGTTCTCCAGCGACCTGATGCCCGCCAACCTGCAGTTCAAAAGCGGCCGGAGGGGCTTTTACTCCATTCTTTCCGGCGGTGCGCGCAACGGCATGCATTACCTGGGGCTGGGTTTCGGCGGCGAATGGAAACTGAAAGGAAGATTATCGATGAACACGGACGTGTCGCAACTGAACTTTTTCGATAACGGCTGGAAATCGCTGGCCCAGGCCTGGCGCGCCTCCCCTTCTCTCAGGGTGCGGCTGGGCAATTGGGTGACGGTATACGGCGGACCGGCGTTTACGTTCATGGACGATAACAAACTGATCGTAGACAAGCCATGGAAGGGATATCCCGGCTTTTCGTCGGCCGAAGGCCGCGCGGGATGGCTGGGCTGGCAGGCGGGGCTGAGCTTTTTCTAA
- a CDS encoding NAD(P)/FAD-dependent oxidoreductase translates to MEHAQSEKADLVVTGGGAAGFFCAVNAARLHPGKKVVLLEKTGKLLSKVKVSGGGRCNVTHALDSVSELVKRYPRGGNFLKKSFSRFFVPDTIGWYAERGVTLKTEADGRMFPDSDDSQTIIDCLLREADRHRVQVRRHAEAQSLERVNGAWKITIAGGATITAPNVCIAAGGYASADKFAYLTALGHTIEPPAPSLFTFNMPGNPVTGLMGVSVLEAAVRIAGSKLAEKGPLLITHWGMSGPAVLRLSAWGARYLQEQQYKFTLIVNWLPDMNENALRDAWPQWRQELGKQQTGTRNPFGLPSRLWLFLLAEAGIPESTRWAEIPAKEQNRLIRLLTAMEFPVSGKTTFKEEFVTCGGIRLSEIDPLTMQSRVVPGLYFAGEVMDVDGITGGFNFQHAWTSGWIAAHLEGAGH, encoded by the coding sequence ATGGAACATGCTCAATCGGAAAAGGCGGACCTGGTGGTGACCGGCGGCGGCGCTGCAGGATTTTTCTGCGCGGTGAACGCCGCGAGGTTGCATCCCGGTAAAAAGGTCGTGCTGTTGGAGAAAACGGGCAAGCTGCTGTCGAAAGTGAAAGTGTCCGGCGGCGGCCGCTGTAATGTGACGCATGCGCTGGATAGCGTGTCTGAACTGGTGAAGCGATATCCCCGCGGCGGCAATTTTCTGAAGAAATCCTTTTCCCGGTTCTTCGTCCCCGATACGATCGGCTGGTATGCTGAACGTGGCGTGACGCTGAAAACGGAAGCCGATGGAAGGATGTTCCCCGATTCCGACGATTCCCAGACTATTATCGACTGCCTGCTCCGCGAGGCCGACCGCCATCGCGTGCAGGTCCGCCGGCATGCAGAGGCCCAGTCACTGGAACGGGTAAACGGAGCATGGAAGATCACCATCGCCGGCGGCGCTACCATCACGGCTCCGAACGTCTGCATCGCGGCGGGCGGGTATGCGTCTGCCGATAAATTCGCTTATCTCACGGCTTTGGGCCATACCATCGAGCCCCCCGCGCCGTCGCTCTTCACGTTCAACATGCCGGGCAACCCGGTCACGGGCCTCATGGGCGTGTCCGTTCTCGAAGCCGCCGTTCGCATCGCCGGCAGCAAACTGGCGGAGAAGGGCCCGTTGCTGATCACCCATTGGGGGATGAGCGGCCCGGCCGTACTGCGGCTGTCTGCCTGGGGCGCGCGCTACCTGCAGGAGCAGCAATATAAATTTACACTGATCGTCAACTGGCTGCCCGATATGAACGAAAATGCCCTGCGCGACGCCTGGCCGCAATGGCGGCAGGAACTGGGAAAACAACAGACCGGCACCCGCAACCCGTTCGGGCTCCCGTCGCGGCTATGGCTATTTTTGCTCGCCGAAGCCGGTATCCCCGAATCCACGCGATGGGCGGAAATTCCCGCGAAAGAGCAAAACCGGCTCATCCGGCTGCTCACGGCCATGGAGTTCCCGGTGTCGGGGAAAACGACGTTCAAGGAGGAGTTCGTGACCTGCGGCGGCATCCGCCTGTCGGAAATAGACCCGCTCACCATGCAAAGCCGAGTGGTGCCGGGGTTATATTTTGCAGGAGAAGTGATGGATGTGGACGGGATCACCGGCGGGTTCAATTTCCAGCACGCCTGGACGAGCGGCTGGATCGCCGCGCATCTCGAAGGAGCAGGGCATTAG